GGACGCAACTAGTGAAAAAATCACTACTGAGGATTTATTCTTCTCTGGGGATATGAACAAATGGAAGCAATATGCGAATAGCTTAAAACTGAAAATTGCTTTTTTAATGGTAGATAAAGACCCTTCAAAAGCAGCATTAATCGGAAGTTTGGTTGCCGACCCAATACAATTAGCTACAGAACCTTCCTCTAATGTAGCGTTCCCATATTATAATACTTCGGGACACAAAAATCCGAAATATAGACTTTTGGAAAAATATAACGGAGGAAAAAATACTTGGTTTTACGGAAGTGATGTAGTTATTGATGGGCTTATGAAACCTTATAACGACCCTCGTTTGGAGAAATACTTTGTTATTGGAGAAGAAGGTAACGGAGAATTTTGGGGAGCTCCAGTTGGTACACTAACAGCGCCTAACAAGAAATATGCTTTTGTAAGTGAAAAGACAATTCTTAGTCCAGAACGATCCGATTTGGTATTAAGTAGCCAAGAAATTAACTTATTGATAGCCGAAGCGTATGCTAGAGGTTTAGGTGTAGCACAAGACAATGCACAAGCTCAGAATTATTTTGAGAAAGGATTGCGTCAATCTTTAAAATATTATCAAGTAGATGACGCAAAAATTAAAACTTTTGTGGAACAACCAGAATTGAACTTAACAACTTCTTCCAATGTATTAAAGGTTTTAAGAGAACAACAATATGTTGATTTATTTGAGAGATCTTTAGAGGCTTGGGTACAACAAAGAAGAAGTGGAACAAAGGGTCAAGAAATCCCTAACCTTCAAACACCAGCTGATGCTCCAGTACCTAATGGTGAGATTATGAGACGTTGGGAATATCCTAAAGATGAATTGAATGGAAATCAAAAAGCTCCTAAAACATCTCCCAAATTATGGGATAGTCAGTGGTTTGATTTATAAAAAAACTAATAAAGAATACTAGGTATTGATGTTTAGGTTTTTATAAAAATTAGACGAAGCTGTCCGAAAAGGATAGCTTCGTTGTTTTTATAAACCTATGAATGTAAATTTGTTGAACCTGTTATACTCTTGAGGTCTTACAATATGGTATTATTTCGGCAAGGAGTTTATAAACAGCTTGAATTACTTTAATTAGTTTAAGCACTTAATTTTTTGTTAAAATTGAATTATTTTGTACCATTGATTCCATTCTTGATTATTCGTATTTGAAAAAACATTACCTTTGTTCTATCTCAACTTTAAAACAACACAAAATGCTCCAAAAAATTTTTTCGAATCTGCTATTCAAAGTAATTATTGCTATTTTGTTGGGGATATTGTTTGGGCAGTTTTTCCCCGAGTGGTTCAATCGTATTTTTGCTACGTTTAATGGGCTTTTTAGTCAGTTTCTTTCCTTTTCCATACCATTAATCATTATGGGGCTGATTATGCCCGCCATTGCCGATTTGGGTAAAAATGCTGGTAAATTGTTGCTCATCACAATTGGTATTACCTATACTTCTACTTTTTTTTCTGGATTTGCAACGTATTGGGTTAGCGATGCTATTTTTCCAGATTTAATACAGCATACAGAGGGCATAACCGAAAATAATACCACTTACCCTGAATTACTTCCGTTTTTTACGGTTCCTATTCCGCCAGTTATTGATGTAATGGCTGCCTTAGTTTTGGCATTTATGATAGGTTTGGGACTTTCCTTTAAAAAAGAGGCTATTTTGGTACAAGTAGTTAAGGATTTTCAAGAGATTATTATTAAGGTAATTGAAAGGGTAATTGTTCCGCTTTTGCCTATTTTTATTTTAGGAATATTTTCGCAGATGACTTTTAATGGTAAGGTATATACCATCTTATCCGTATTTCTGAAAATTGTCGGAATTATTTTTCTGATGCATATCGTTTTACTGCTTATTCAGTATTTGGTAGCAGCGGCTATAGCAAAGAGAAATCCGTTTAAGGCATTGCTCACGATGATGCCTGCTTATTTCACGGCTTTAGGAACACAATCATCGGCAGCGACTATTCCCGTTACGCTCAAACAAGTACAAGCTAACGGAGTTTCTCCTGATATTGCAGGTTTTGTGGTACCGCTTTGTGCTACCATTCATTTGGCAGGAAGCATTATGAAGATAGTAGCTTGTGCCATTGCCCTAATGATTATTCAACAAATTCCTTATGATTTTGAACTTATTGTAGGGTTTATACTGATGTTGGGTATTGTTATGGTGGCGGCTCCAGGGGTTCCAGGAGGTGCGATAATGGCTGCCGTTGGGGTTTTACAAACCATTTTAGGATTCGACCAACAGCAGGTCGCTTTGATGATTACCCTTTATATTGCTATGGATAGCTTCGGAACGGCTTGTAACGTTACGGGTGATGGTGCCATTGCTTTGATAATTGATAAAATTTACAAAAAAAGGACAATGCATAATTAGATTTTCGTATGATGAAACAGATAAAAAAATTTGTCATAGGTGCTTTGTTACTATTGCTTTTTGTTGTAGGAGGAATGTATGCTATGGGGTATGGCTATATTTTCAAAGCGATGCGTATCATTTACGGTTCAGGGCATAAAACGGCATTTTTATCAGATTATCAGCGCTTTGATAATCGAGTTATCCGAAAAGGAAGCTATACTGAACCTTGGGCTTTACATACGCAATACAATCAAGCCCCAATACCTAAATCTTTAGAAGTACTGCACCAAAAGTACAAAACGGTAGCTTTTTTAGTTATTAAAAATGATAGTATTTGGCACGAACAATATTTTGAAGGATATACCCAAAAATCGTTGAGTAATTCTTTTTCAATGGCGAAAACTTATGTTTCGGCATTGTTGGGTAAAGCCATTACTGATGGGTACATCAAAGATTTACAACAACCCGTTGGTGATTTTTTCCCCGAATTTTCAAAAGGATTAGCTGCCAAACTTACCGTTGGCGATTTGGCTTCTATGGCTTCTGGTTTGGACTGGAATGAGGATTATTACAATCCTTTTTCCATTACCACCAAGGCTTATTTTGACGCGCCTTTGCAAGAGATAATATTAAATCTTAAAGTGACTGACCCCCCAGGGAAAAAATACGAGTATAAAAGCGGTAATACCCAGCTTTTAGCAATGGTTATTGAGAAAGCTACTGGCAAAACTTTATCCGAATATTTGTCTCAATCACTTTGGGAACCTTTGGGCTGTGAATATGATGCTCTTTGGCAGTTAGATGGCAAAGAAGGCACAGAAAAGGCATATTGTTGTATTGCTTCCAATGCGCGTGATTTTGCTCGATTGGGCAAACTTTACAAAGATTTCGGACAATGGCACGGCAAACAATTACTTGATTCGGCATATGTGGCAAAATCCATTCAACCCCGATTTTCTGACAGTCCTCAGTATGGCTACGGAATGTGGCTACTCAACTACAAAAACAAATCTTTTTTTATGATGCGAGGGCATTTGGGTCAGTATGTGATTGTTGACCCTAAAAATAATGTAATTATTGTGCGTTTAGGGCATTTGGATGCAGATGATTCCCAAAACATCTTCGGAGCGGATATTTATGGATATATTGATGAAACCTACAAACTGATGAACTGATGCTTACAAAAATCAATTTGGAGGACATCTTGTTTTTGGATATCGAAACCGTACCAATAGCTGAAAATTTTTCTTCACTTACTACTGAAAGTCAGTTACTTTGGGAAGATAAAACCGAATATATGCGTAAAGGTGAAATTTCGGCGGAAGATTTTTATCAAAAAGCAGGAATATGGGCAGAATTTGGAAAAATTATTTGCATTTCGGTAGGTTATTTTTCTTTCAGAAATCAGCAACGTACCCTTAGGGTAACCTCTTTTTTTGGGGAAGAAAAGCAGATTTTAGCAGATTTTACCGCACTTATTGAAAACCATTTTTCTTACCCAAACAAATTGCTTTGTGCACATAATGGTAAAGAATTTGATTTTCCATACATTGCCAGACGGCTCATTATCAATAATATGAAAATTCCTTACAAGTTACAAATGTTTGGCAAAAAACCTTGGGAAGTGCCACATCTTGACACATTAGAACTTTGGAAATTTGGTGATTTTAAGCACTTTACTTCGCTCAAATTATTGGCAAATGTTTTAGGAATTCCTTCTCCAAAAGATGACATTGACGGCAGCCAAGTTCGTGATGTGTTCTATCAAGAAAAAGATATCGATCGTATTATTACCTATTGTGAGAAGGACACTGTTACCGTAGCTCAAATTTTTTTGAGATTTCGAGGTGAGACACTACTGAGTGAAGATGAAATATTATTTGTTTGATCAATTAAAAATTTCCAACATAAAAATATCAATATTTTGAGAGTTATCGACTTAAACGAGCAAATACAAAACTAAACCTCAAAGGAACGTATAAGTTTCTGTGTATATGCTGATTGCGGATTTTGGTATAGGGCATCGGCTTCGTTGAGTTCTTCAATGATGCCTTTTTGCATAACTGCAATACGGTCGCTGATGTGTTTTACCACTGCCAAATCGTGTGAGATGAAAAGATAGGTAAACCCTTGTTTTTCTTTAAGTTCATTTAAAAGATTGATAATTTGCGCTTGGAGAGAGATATCTAAGGCAGATACCGATTCGTCACAAATAATGATTTTTGGTGATAGAGCAATGGCTCTGGCAATGCCGATGCGTTGGCGTTGTCCTCCCGAAAATTGGTGCGGATATCGTTCAAAATGGGAAGCATCTAATCCCACTTTTTCAAAAAGTTCTAATGCTTTTTCTTTTCTGTTTTTGCTATTGTCATACAACTGATGTACTTCCATAGGCTCCATAATGGCTTGACCTACTTTCATTTTTGGATTTAAAGAGGAGTATGGGTCTTGAAAGATGATTTGTATATCTTTACGTAATTTTTTTAACTGATTTCCTTTAAGTGAGGTAATATCTTTCCCACGATAAAAAATCTGTCCTTTTTCAGCTTTTTCCAGTTGTAAAATGGTTTTTCCTAAAGTGGTTTTTCCGCAACCGCTTTCGCCCACCAAGCCTAAGGTTTCGCCCTCAAAAATATCTAAAGAAATTCCGTTAATGGCTTTAAATTCTGTTGTTTTTCCAAAAAATGAGGATTGGGAAAAATATGTTTTTTCCAAGTTTTCAATACGCAATAGCGGAGGTTTTGCATACAATTGGGTGTGTCTTAGAAATCGTTCTTCACGCGTTTCTAAAATTTGTTGTGGATTTCCAAGCTGAAAATCCGAAAGGGTAGGTAACCTTTTGGGGCGGTTTTTCAAATTGGGTTTAGCGGCTAATAAAGCTTTGGTATAAGTCTGTTGTGGTGAAGAAAAAATTTGTTCAGTGGTTCCGCTTTCAATGATATTGCCTTGGTGCATCACCAGAACTTTATCGGCTACTTGCCCAACCACATTCAAATCGTGGCTGATTAAAAGAATAGCCATTTGATTTTCTTGTTGTAATTCTTTTAAAAGGGATAGAATTTCTTGTTGTATGGTAGCATCGAGTGCGGTAGTGGGTTCATCGGCAATGAGTAATTTGGGTTCACAGGCAATTGCCATTGCAATCATCACGCGTTGTTTTTGTCCGCCTGAAATTTGATGCGGATAACTTTCGTAAATGCGCTCTGGCTCAGGAAATTTCACTTTTTTTAGTAAAGAAAGCACTTCGGTTTTGATGGCTTTTTTAGAGAATTGGGTATGGCTTTTTAGTACTTCACCAATTTGATAACCGCATTTTAAAGACGGATTTAAGCTACTCATCGGCTCTTGAAAAATCATAGCGATTTGGTTTCCACGAATTTTTCGTAGTTCTTTTTGGTCAGTAATGGAGAGTATCTCTCTTTCTTGAAAATGAATAGCTCCACCAACCGATGCATTTTTTGGTAACAAACGCATCAAAGCCAGTGAGGTAATTGACTTTCCACTTCCTGATTCTCCTACAATACCTACAATTTCATTCGGACAAATATCAAATGATATACCGTGAAGTATTTCATTTTTTCCGAAAGAAACAGATAAATTTTGAATTGAAAGTAGTGGTTTCACTTGAGTTTTGCCTTTAAAATAACCCAATACAAAACTACAAAAAAAAAGATGATATTTATACCAGAAACACGATTTAAAGACAGCATTTTGACGCTGAAATTCTAAAATATTGCAAAATATGATTACATTTTCAGCATTTGGTTGTATATTTGGGGTTCGTACGGATTTTGTGTATTTAACCATACAATTTTGGAGCAATATGAAAAAACTTTTAGGCAAAGAAATTATCACTATAGCAAATCAAATTATTGAAAGTCAAGATAATTGGGATTTGAAGACCCTTCAACAACAAGTAAATTTGCTTAGCGAAAAAGTAACCATTTTAAATTTCGTCGAGCAGTTTTACAGGCATAATGGTTCTTCCGAAAACAGAATACAATACTCCTTAGGAAAAACCTCCGAGTTTGTCGATGAAGTGATCCATAAAGATAAACACACACCCGATTATTTAGAGGAACCCTTTACCGAAATGGAGGCTTTCGTCAGTGAAGAAACTTTTGAGCAACAACCCATTCAACAAACCACAATTCAAGAACCACAAAAAGAGGTTGAATTAGTACAGAAAAATCCTGATGTAACCACTGTTTTTTCTGATGTGGTGGAGCACCCAGGTTTTGAACTCAAACAAGAGGTGGTTGAGCCTAAGCAAAAATCGCTTAATGATCACTTGGGCAAGTCTAACGCCATTGATTTGAATAATCGTTTGGCTTTCATTAAATATCTGTTTTTAGGTAGTGAAAGCGAGTACAATAAAGTGCTAAAAGCCATTGAAGAAAAGGAAAGCATTGCCGAAGTTGCCATCTATTTGGAGCAAGAGGTCAAACCTATTTACAATTATTGGAAAGGTAAGGAAGAATATGAAGAGCGTTTTCTTACTTTGGTAATGAAACGATTTGATGTGTAATGAAGCTGTATCTTGTTCCTACTCCTATTGGTAATTTAGAGGATATCACCCTTCGGGCGCTTCGTGTTTTGAAAGAAGCTGATCTTATTTTGGCCGAAGATACCCGTACCAGTGGAAAGCTCTTAAAACATTATCAGATTGATACCCCAATGCAAAGCTATCATATGCATAATGAGCATAAAATCGTTGAGGGATTTGTAAAGCGCATTCAGGCAGGACAGGTAGTGGCTCTGATTACCGATGCAGGTACTCCTGCAATTTCCGATCCCGGATTTTTGTTAGTACGTGCTTGTGTTCAGGCAGGGGTTTCTGTGGAATGTTTACCAGGTGCCACAGCTTTTGTTCCTGCTTTGGTAAATAGTGCTTTGCCTAATGATCGCTTTGTTTTTGAAGGATTTTTACCCGACAAAAAAGGAAGACAAACCCGCCTAAAAAGCCTTGTTGAGGAACAAAAAACAATGATTTTTTACGTATCGCCACATAAGCTACTCAAAACCATTTCGGAGTTCATAGAAATTTTTGGTGCTGAGCGAAATGCGAGTATCTCTCGAGAAATCACTAAATTACACGAAGAAACCCAACGCGCAACGCTCCAAAGTTTGTTACAATATTATCAAAACAAACCTGTAAAAGGCGAAATAGTAATGATTGTTGAAGGCAAACGAAACGCATAATGAAAGATATTTATTTACTTTGTATAGAAACCTCAGGGGTAAGTTGTTCGGTAGCAATTGCTAAAAATGGAATTTCTTTTGTGGAAAAAGGTGAAAATATAGGGCAATTTACACATTCCGAAAAATTACACATTTTTATTGAACAAGCTCTTAAAGAGGCAAATATTACTTTTGATACCCTTGATGCCATAGCTGTAAGTGGTGGACCGGGTTCGTACACCGGTTTACGTATAGGAGTTTCGGCAGCTAAGGGGCTTTGTTTTGCTAAAAGAAAACCGCTTATTGTACTTCCTACATTACAAATTTTGGCAAAACAGGTTGATAGTTGCATCATTATCCCGATGCTTGACGCTCGCCGAATGGAAGTGTATAGCGCGGTTTTTAATCAGCAGCATTTACAGCAAGAGCCCACTAAGGCAGTAATTCTTCAAGCCGATAGCTATCAACATTGGTTGGAACAAGGCAAGGTAGTTTTTTTGGGTGATGGAGCTGAAAAGTTCTCCAAAATTTGTCAACATCCTAATGCAATTTTTATATCCGATGCTTTTCCAAAGGCTTCGGATATGTGTGCTTTGGCTTTTGAGAAATTTAAAAATCAAGCCTTTGAAGATATTGCCTATTTTGAGCCTGATTACCTCAAACCATTCCATACTACAGCTGCTAAGAGTGGTAATTCTTAACACATTTTAAAAATTTGTTATTCAGTGATTTAGTGCTGAATAATAAAAATTAGATAGCAAAAATGTTAAAATTTTTAGCATATAATGATTTTATCCGTAAATTAGCGTGCTATTTTAAACAGGTTTACCAATGCAGAAAAATTATAAAAGTGCGTTTATCTT
This genomic window from Capnocytophaga canimorsus contains:
- the rsmI gene encoding 16S rRNA (cytidine(1402)-2'-O)-methyltransferase; this encodes MKLYLVPTPIGNLEDITLRALRVLKEADLILAEDTRTSGKLLKHYQIDTPMQSYHMHNEHKIVEGFVKRIQAGQVVALITDAGTPAISDPGFLLVRACVQAGVSVECLPGATAFVPALVNSALPNDRFVFEGFLPDKKGRQTRLKSLVEEQKTMIFYVSPHKLLKTISEFIEIFGAERNASISREITKLHEETQRATLQSLLQYYQNKPVKGEIVMIVEGKRNA
- the tsaB gene encoding tRNA (adenosine(37)-N6)-threonylcarbamoyltransferase complex dimerization subunit type 1 TsaB encodes the protein MYLLCIETSGVSCSVAIAKNGISFVEKGENIGQFTHSEKLHIFIEQALKEANITFDTLDAIAVSGGPGSYTGLRIGVSAAKGLCFAKRKPLIVLPTLQILAKQVDSCIIIPMLDARRMEVYSAVFNQQHLQQEPTKAVILQADSYQHWLEQGKVVFLGDGAEKFSKICQHPNAIFISDAFPKASDMCALAFEKFKNQAFEDIAYFEPDYLKPFHTTAAKSGNS
- a CDS encoding SusD/RagB family nutrient-binding outer membrane lipoprotein, which encodes MRLKKYIIGGFLGAFLLGGCSSDWLDVNKNPNAATEVEPRYLFGYAITSWSGNRTGGDSGLPLSIGAQLYSVDDEWGHDADRYDISPYSLGNTWKMYYATSGANLVDAIKLAKNKGSNNTVAQAKIVLAHLMYEATVIYGDIPYSEAWTEENSPKFDSQQEVLNQLIDLLTEATNLVDATSEKITTEDLFFSGDMNKWKQYANSLKLKIAFLMVDKDPSKAALIGSLVADPIQLATEPSSNVAFPYYNTSGHKNPKYRLLEKYNGGKNTWFYGSDVVIDGLMKPYNDPRLEKYFVIGEEGNGEFWGAPVGTLTAPNKKYAFVSEKTILSPERSDLVLSSQEINLLIAEAYARGLGVAQDNAQAQNYFEKGLRQSLKYYQVDDAKIKTFVEQPELNLTTSSNVLKVLREQQYVDLFERSLEAWVQQRRSGTKGQEIPNLQTPADAPVPNGEIMRRWEYPKDELNGNQKAPKTSPKLWDSQWFDL
- a CDS encoding dicarboxylate/amino acid:cation symporter, encoding MLQKIFSNLLFKVIIAILLGILFGQFFPEWFNRIFATFNGLFSQFLSFSIPLIIMGLIMPAIADLGKNAGKLLLITIGITYTSTFFSGFATYWVSDAIFPDLIQHTEGITENNTTYPELLPFFTVPIPPVIDVMAALVLAFMIGLGLSFKKEAILVQVVKDFQEIIIKVIERVIVPLLPIFILGIFSQMTFNGKVYTILSVFLKIVGIIFLMHIVLLLIQYLVAAAIAKRNPFKALLTMMPAYFTALGTQSSAATIPVTLKQVQANGVSPDIAGFVVPLCATIHLAGSIMKIVACAIALMIIQQIPYDFELIVGFILMLGIVMVAAPGVPGGAIMAAVGVLQTILGFDQQQVALMITLYIAMDSFGTACNVTGDGAIALIIDKIYKKRTMHN
- a CDS encoding 3'-5' exonuclease, whose amino-acid sequence is MLTKINLEDILFLDIETVPIAENFSSLTTESQLLWEDKTEYMRKGEISAEDFYQKAGIWAEFGKIICISVGYFSFRNQQRTLRVTSFFGEEKQILADFTALIENHFSYPNKLLCAHNGKEFDFPYIARRLIINNMKIPYKLQMFGKKPWEVPHLDTLELWKFGDFKHFTSLKLLANVLGIPSPKDDIDGSQVRDVFYQEKDIDRIITYCEKDTVTVAQIFLRFRGETLLSEDEILFV
- a CDS encoding ABC transporter ATP-binding protein, encoding MKPLLSIQNLSVSFGKNEILHGISFDICPNEIVGIVGESGSGKSITSLALMRLLPKNASVGGAIHFQEREILSITDQKELRKIRGNQIAMIFQEPMSSLNPSLKCGYQIGEVLKSHTQFSKKAIKTEVLSLLKKVKFPEPERIYESYPHQISGGQKQRVMIAMAIACEPKLLIADEPTTALDATIQQEILSLLKELQQENQMAILLISHDLNVVGQVADKVLVMHQGNIIESGTTEQIFSSPQQTYTKALLAAKPNLKNRPKRLPTLSDFQLGNPQQILETREERFLRHTQLYAKPPLLRIENLEKTYFSQSSFFGKTTEFKAINGISLDIFEGETLGLVGESGCGKTTLGKTILQLEKAEKGQIFYRGKDITSLKGNQLKKLRKDIQIIFQDPYSSLNPKMKVGQAIMEPMEVHQLYDNSKNRKEKALELFEKVGLDASHFERYPHQFSGGQRQRIGIARAIALSPKIIICDESVSALDISLQAQIINLLNELKEKQGFTYLFISHDLAVVKHISDRIAVMQKGIIEELNEADALYQNPQSAYTQKLIRSFEV
- a CDS encoding serine hydrolase domain-containing protein is translated as MKKFVIGALLLLLFVVGGMYAMGYGYIFKAMRIIYGSGHKTAFLSDYQRFDNRVIRKGSYTEPWALHTQYNQAPIPKSLEVLHQKYKTVAFLVIKNDSIWHEQYFEGYTQKSLSNSFSMAKTYVSALLGKAITDGYIKDLQQPVGDFFPEFSKGLAAKLTVGDLASMASGLDWNEDYYNPFSITTKAYFDAPLQEIILNLKVTDPPGKKYEYKSGNTQLLAMVIEKATGKTLSEYLSQSLWEPLGCEYDALWQLDGKEGTEKAYCCIASNARDFARLGKLYKDFGQWHGKQLLDSAYVAKSIQPRFSDSPQYGYGMWLLNYKNKSFFMMRGHLGQYVIVDPKNNVIIVRLGHLDADDSQNIFGADIYGYIDETYKLMN